From the genome of Vigna angularis cultivar LongXiaoDou No.4 chromosome 11, ASM1680809v1, whole genome shotgun sequence, one region includes:
- the LOC108332884 gene encoding cysteine-rich repeat secretory protein 38 has translation MSSSKLYTTLVLVSLSLFFHQTSFGDPLFYFCSKSGNFTANSPYETQLKTLVIKLIYKTYSTGFAMSSVGYNVNSKPYGLALCRGDVSSSECKTCVDDATEAILSRCPYNKGGIIWYDNCMFKYSDTEFFGTIDNTNIFYMWNMNPVTDPTTFNLKTIEFLSEISKKAWVNNPKLYASGEQKLENSDTLYGMAQCTRDLSSYDCKNCLADAINDFPYCCAGQKGARLVGGSCNFRYELYPFLKQ, from the coding sequence ATGTCTTCCTCAAAGCTCTATACTACTCTTGTCTTAGTTTCTTTAAGCCTATTTTTCCACCAAACATCATTTGGAGACCCTCTTTTCTATTTCTGTTCAAAGTCTGGGAACTTCACGGCTAATAGTCCCTATGAAACACAGTTGAAAACACTCGTCATCAAGCTGATTTACAAGACCTATTCAACAGGGTTTGCAATGAGCTCAGTGGGCTATAACGTAAACTCAAAGCCATACGGACTTGCTCTTTGTCGTGGCGATGTGTCATCCTCAGAATGCAAAACTTGTGTCGACGATGCAACCGAAGCGATCCTTAGTCGTTGTCCATACAACAAAGGTGGCATCATATGGTACGACAACTGCATGTTCAAGTACTCAGACACCGAATTTTTTGGTACCATTGATAAcacaaacatattttatatgtgGAACATGAACCCCGTGACGGATCCAACAACATTTAACTTAAAGACAATAGAATTTCTTAGCGAAATTTCTAAGAAAGCTTGGGTGAACAATCCTAAGTTGTATGCAAGTGGAGAGCAAAAGCTTGAGAACTCAGACACACTCTATGGGATGGCTCAGTGCACCAGAGACCTATCTAGCTATGACTGCAAGAACTGTCTTGCTGATGCAATTAACGACTTTCCGTATTGTTGTGCTGGACAAAAGGGAGCCAGACTTGTAGGTGGGAGCTGTAACTTCAGATATGAGTTATACCCCTTTctcaaacaataa